Proteins encoded by one window of Nicotiana tabacum cultivar K326 chromosome 10, ASM71507v2, whole genome shotgun sequence:
- the LOC107766524 gene encoding uncharacterized protein LOC107766524: MLYEAECLLVKKFHVQKLKVAKIRMLRWMCRYTRKDKIRNKVITDKVEVASMEDKLRESRLRWFGHVKRRDIDAPMRGCERLSMAGLRNKRDSPKKYWGDVVKQDMILLQLIEDMTHDRKVWRLRIRVVG, from the coding sequence atgttataTGAGGCTGAGTGCTTGCTCGTCAAGAAATTCCATGTCCAGAAGTTGAAAGTCGCCaaaataaggatgttgagatggatgtgtagATATACCAGGAAGgacaagattaggaataaagttaTTACGGATAAGGTAGAAGTGGCATCTATGGAGGACAAGTTGCGGGAATCtaggttgagatggttcgggcatgtgaaaaGGAGAGACATAGATGCTCCGATGAGAGGGTGTGAGAGGTTGTCCATGGCAGGTCTGAGGAACAAAAGGGATAgtcctaagaagtattggggagatgtAGTTAAGCAAGACATGATATTGCTCCAGCTTATCGAGGATATGACCCACGATAGAAAGGTGTGGAGGTTGAGGATTAGAGTTGTAGGTTGA